The Cervus elaphus chromosome 22, mCerEla1.1, whole genome shotgun sequence genome has a window encoding:
- the ITFG2 gene encoding KICSTOR complex protein ITFG2 — MRSVSYVQRVALEFSGSLFPHAICLGDVDNDTLNELVVGDTSGKLSVYKNDDSRPWLTCSCQGMLTCVGVGDVCNKGKNLVVAVSAEGWFHLCDLTPAKSLDGSGHHETLGGEEQRPVFKQHIPANTKVMLISDIDGDGRCELVVGYTDRVVRAFRWEDLGDGAEHPAGQLVSLKKWMLEGQVDSLSVTPGPLGVPELMVSQPGCAYAILLCTWNKDPGAPPTSEGPMEGTRETPAARDVVLHQTSGRIHNKNVSTHLIGNIKRGHSPDSGASGLFALCTLDGTLKLMEEADRLLWSVQVDHQLFALEKLDVTGNGHEEVVACAWDGQTYIIDHNRTVVRFQVDENIRAFCAGLYACKDSRNSPCLVYVTFNQKIYVYWEVQLERMESTNLLKVLEAQPEFRELLGELGVDPDELPAARALLHQTLYHPDQPLQCAPAGPQDPT; from the exons TTAAATGAACTGGTGGTGGGGGACACCAGCGGAAAGCTGTCAGTGTATAAGAATGACGACAGCCGGCCATGGCTCACCTGCTCCTGCCAGGGAATG CTCACTTGCGTTGGGGTTGGGGACGTATGTAATAAAGGAAAG AACCTAGTGGTGGCCGTGAGTGCTGAGGGCTGGTTTCACTTGTGTGACCTGACGCCTGCCAAGTCCCTGGATGGTTCCGGGCACCACGAGACCCTTGGTGGGGAGGAGCAGCGCCCAGTCTTCAAGCAGCACATCCCTGCCAACACCAAGGTCATGCTGATCAGCGACATCG ATGGCGATGGCCGTTGCGAGCTGGTGGTGGGCTACACAGACCGTGTGGTCCGGGCTTTCCGCTGGGAAGACCTGGGCGACGGCGCCGAGCACCCAGCGGGGCAGCTGGTGTCGCTCAAGAAGTGGATGCTGGAGGGTCAG GTGGACAGTCTCTCGGTGACACCTGGGCCCCTGGGTGTTCCCGAACTGATGGTGTCTCAGCCAGGCTGTGCTTATGCGATTCTGCTGTGTACCTGGAACAAGGACCCAGGGGCGCCCCCCACCTCTGAGGGACCCATGGAGGGCACTCG GGAGACCCCGGCCGCCCGGGACGTCGTGTTGCACCAGACCTCTGGCCGCATCCACAACAAGAATGTCTCCACTCACCTCATCGGCAACATCAAGCGag GCCACAGCCCCGACAGTGGTGCCTCTGGTCTCTTTGCCCTCTGCACCCTTGATG GGACCCTGAAGCTCATGGAGGAGGCGGACAGGCTGCTGTGGTCGGTGCAGGTGGACCACCAGCTCTTCGCCCTCGAGAAACTGGACGTCACG GGTAACGGGCATGAGGAGGTGGTCGCCTGCGCCTGGGATGGCCAGACGTACATCATCGATCACAACCGCACCGTCGTCCGCTTCCAGGTGGACGAGAACATCCGCGCCTTCTGTGCAG GCCTGTATGCCTGCAAAGACAGCCGCAACAGCCCCTGCCTCGTGTACGTCACGTTCAACCAGAAGATCTACGTGTACTGGGAGGTGCAATTGGAGCGGATGGAGTCCACCAACCTGCTCAAAGTGCTGGAGGCCCAGCCGGAGTTCCGGGAGCTGCTGGGAGAGCTGGGCGTGG ATCCCGATGAGCTGCCTGCCGCCCGCGCCCTGCTTCACCAAACCCTCTACCATCCAGACCAGCCTCTACAGTGTGCCCCTGCGGGCCCCCAGGACCCCACCTAG
- the NRIP2 gene encoding nuclear receptor-interacting protein 2 isoform X2 yields MSIRPEAPRAEGGGGDRGREAELRGRARLSQQRRLRQATQFLHKDSADLLPLDGLKRLGTSKDWQPHSVIQRRLVVEGSPGRPQGEPPQAQESRTMTSKPERPALLVNCKCRDQELQVAVDTGTQYNQISAGCLSRLGLGKRVLKAPGGDLHRGPPALVEQLELQLGQETVECSAQVVVLHRPGASCAAAESPVLGVALPAFVPRARPVTMAAPDGPQGKTPCLRRRSPGGWGMTRAG; encoded by the exons ATGAGCATCAGGCCGGAGGCCCCGCGGGCGGAGGGCGGCGGCGGGGACAGGGGCCGGGAGGCAGAGCTTCGGGGCCGAGCCCGGCTGAGCCAGCAGCGCCGGCTCAGACAGGCCACCCAGTTCCTGCACAAGGACTCGGCCGACCTGCTGCCCCTGGACGGCCTCAAGAGGCTCGGCACCTCCAAGGACTGG CAGCCACACAGCGTGATCCAGAGACGCCTGGTGGTGGAGGGGAGCCCGGGCCGGCCTCAGGGGGAGCCTCCCCAGGCGCAGGAGAGCAGGACGATGACCAGCAAGCCCGAGAGGCCAGCGCTTCTGGTCAATTGCAAG TGCCGGGACCAGGAGCTTCAGGTGGCGGTGGACACGGGCACCCAGTACAATCAAATCTCTGCTGGATGCCTCAGCCGCCTCGG GTTAGGGAAGAGGGTCCTAAAAGCCCCAGGTGGGGACCTGCACCGGGGGCCCCCAGCCCTGGTGGAGCAGCTGGAGCTGCAGCTGGGCCAGGAGACCGTGGAGTGCTCGGCTCAGGTGGTAG TGCTGCATCGACCTGGAGCATCATGTGCTGCGGCTGAAAGCCCCGTTCTCGGAGTTGCCCTTCCTGCCTTTGTACCAAGAGCCCGGCCAGTGACGATGGCAGCCCCGGACGGTCCCCAGGGGAAAACTCCCTGCCTCAGGAGGCGAAGCCCTGGGGGATGGGGCATGACTAGAGCTGGGTAG
- the NRIP2 gene encoding nuclear receptor-interacting protein 2 isoform X1, which produces MSIRPEAPRAEGGGGDRGREAELRGRARLSQQRRLRQATQFLHKDSADLLPLDGLKRLGTSKDWQPHSVIQRRLVVEGSPGRPQGEPPQAQESRTMTSKPERPALLVNCKCRDQELQVAVDTGTQYNQISAGCLSRLGLGKRVLKAPGGDLHRGPPALVEQLELQLGQETVECSAQVVGKAMLTLVPHPGLNWGPGKRVLHRPGASCAAAESPVLGVALPAFVPRARPVTMAAPDGPQGKTPCLRRRSPGGWGMTRAG; this is translated from the exons ATGAGCATCAGGCCGGAGGCCCCGCGGGCGGAGGGCGGCGGCGGGGACAGGGGCCGGGAGGCAGAGCTTCGGGGCCGAGCCCGGCTGAGCCAGCAGCGCCGGCTCAGACAGGCCACCCAGTTCCTGCACAAGGACTCGGCCGACCTGCTGCCCCTGGACGGCCTCAAGAGGCTCGGCACCTCCAAGGACTGG CAGCCACACAGCGTGATCCAGAGACGCCTGGTGGTGGAGGGGAGCCCGGGCCGGCCTCAGGGGGAGCCTCCCCAGGCGCAGGAGAGCAGGACGATGACCAGCAAGCCCGAGAGGCCAGCGCTTCTGGTCAATTGCAAG TGCCGGGACCAGGAGCTTCAGGTGGCGGTGGACACGGGCACCCAGTACAATCAAATCTCTGCTGGATGCCTCAGCCGCCTCGG GTTAGGGAAGAGGGTCCTAAAAGCCCCAGGTGGGGACCTGCACCGGGGGCCCCCAGCCCTGGTGGAGCAGCTGGAGCTGCAGCTGGGCCAGGAGACCGTGGAGTGCTCGGCTCAGGTGGTAG GTAAGGCGATGCTCACACTGGTACCACACCCTGGCCTGAACTGGGGCCCAGGAAAAAGAG TGCTGCATCGACCTGGAGCATCATGTGCTGCGGCTGAAAGCCCCGTTCTCGGAGTTGCCCTTCCTGCCTTTGTACCAAGAGCCCGGCCAGTGACGATGGCAGCCCCGGACGGTCCCCAGGGGAAAACTCCCTGCCTCAGGAGGCGAAGCCCTGGGGGATGGGGCATGACTAGAGCTGGGTAG
- the NRIP2 gene encoding nuclear receptor-interacting protein 2 isoform X3 — MSIRPEAPRAEGGGGDRGREAELRGRARLSQQRRLRQATQFLHKDSADLLPLDGLKRLGTSKDWQPHSVIQRRLVVEGSPGRPQGEPPQAQESRTMTSKPERPALLVNCKCRDQELQVAVDTGTQYNQISAGCLSRLGLGKRVLKAPGGDLHRGPPALVEQLELQLGQETVECSAQVVDVESPELCLGLQTLLSLQCCIDLEHHVLRLKAPFSELPFLPLYQEPGQ; from the exons ATGAGCATCAGGCCGGAGGCCCCGCGGGCGGAGGGCGGCGGCGGGGACAGGGGCCGGGAGGCAGAGCTTCGGGGCCGAGCCCGGCTGAGCCAGCAGCGCCGGCTCAGACAGGCCACCCAGTTCCTGCACAAGGACTCGGCCGACCTGCTGCCCCTGGACGGCCTCAAGAGGCTCGGCACCTCCAAGGACTGG CAGCCACACAGCGTGATCCAGAGACGCCTGGTGGTGGAGGGGAGCCCGGGCCGGCCTCAGGGGGAGCCTCCCCAGGCGCAGGAGAGCAGGACGATGACCAGCAAGCCCGAGAGGCCAGCGCTTCTGGTCAATTGCAAG TGCCGGGACCAGGAGCTTCAGGTGGCGGTGGACACGGGCACCCAGTACAATCAAATCTCTGCTGGATGCCTCAGCCGCCTCGG GTTAGGGAAGAGGGTCCTAAAAGCCCCAGGTGGGGACCTGCACCGGGGGCCCCCAGCCCTGGTGGAGCAGCTGGAGCTGCAGCTGGGCCAGGAGACCGTGGAGTGCTCGGCTCAGGTGGTAG ATGTGGAGAGTCCTGAACTCTGCCTTGGCCTGCAGACCCTGCTCTCTCTCCAG TGCTGCATCGACCTGGAGCATCATGTGCTGCGGCTGAAAGCCCCGTTCTCGGAGTTGCCCTTCCTGCCTTTGTACCAAGAGCCCGGCCAGTGA